TGGAAGGTTATTCAGCAAGTAATATAACTTTTTTGCTTTTTCCTTCACAATATTTGCATGATGAGCTCTAGGATTGTCTATAATCATTGCTTTACACATTGCTTTACAACATATAATATCCAATTCTCTTCCAAAGCTCACCACCAATCTCTTTAAATATCTCTTTAAATAACACGAAAATTTAATTCATTTTCTATCCAAATATACTTTTGAGATCACCTTATCATTTAACCTTAAAATTGGATTTGTATATTAATACAAAAATTACTTACAATAAGAAACTCAAACTTTTGATTAAAAATACAATTTTTATTTCCTTTAAGGATGTGATAAAATGACAGGTGAAAAAAATTTTAAAAAAGCTTTTTTTGGGGCAGGATGCTTCTAGGGAGTTGAAGAAGCATTTAGAACCACAAAAGGAGTGGTATCAACTGCAGTAGGATACATGGGAGGTCATACAGAAAATCCTACCTATGAAGACGTTTGTTCTGGTAAAACCGGTCATGCTGAAACTGTTGAAGTCACCTATGACCCTTCAGAAATTTCTTATGATGAACTGCTTAATATTTTCTGGAATATTCATGATCCAACAACTTTAAACCGTCAGGGGCCAGATATAGGAGAGCAATACAGATCTATTATTTTCTATTATAATGAAGAACAGGAAAAAGCTGCCAGGGCTTCAAAGGAAAAATTAAATAAATCAGGAATTTACAGACGAGACATTGTAACTGAAATAGTCCCTGCTCGAGAATTTAAGTTCTATGTGGCTGAAGATTATCACCAGCAGTACCTTAAAAAACGTGGGCAAAGCAGCTGTAGATTCTAAGCAGCTTAGCAAATCACGATACAGGTCTTTAAAATCCTTAAAATTTTAATTTGAAAGGTCTTGAGAAACATAGTTTAAGAAGCTCAATTTCAAATAGAAAAGATTATTAATTATATTAAATATAATATTAATTACATCCCTGCTTTCAATGCCTCCACAACACAGGGATGTACCCCTCCTTAATTTAGTAATACTAATTCTGGAACACTATATACATAACGCACTCCAGCTCAAAAAAATCTTAAAAACGTTATTACAGTAAAAAAATATATAATAAATGCAAATATCAAAAATAAAATTATTGTAACTTTAGTAAGCTTTAAAGCATCCAGTATCTTATCTGATTTTAAAGGATTCAAACTATCCCCAATTTCATAATATCCTACTTTTTTAAGTTTTATTCCAAGAGCACCGGCTGCAGCTGCCATTGAATAGCCTGAATTTGGACTATCTGGTTTTTTAGCATCTCTAATCATTATTTTATAGGAATTTCGCCAGTCCATACCTAAAAATAGAGCAGCGATTACCACCATTAATCCCGTGATTCTTGCAGGCAAATAATTCAATATATCATCCAGCTTTGCAGGGAACCATCCTATTTTAATTGTTTCATGTTTTTTGTAGCCCACCATGGCATCAAGTGTATTTACAGCTCTGTAGGCTACTGCTCCTGGGACCCCAAAAATAAAAGCATAAAAGAGGGGTGCTGTTACAGAGTCTGTAATGTTTTCTGTTAATGTTTCCACAGTAGCTGAAACAATTTCCTCGCTTGAAAGGTTAGTGGTGTCCCTGCTTACAAGATAGGACATGTTTTTTCTTGCAATATCAATACTGTGATCAACATCTTTTTTTATGTCATAAGCAGAACTGATAAGAACATTTATTGCAAATGTACTTGTCAAAATAACTGATGAAACTAAAATATAAAGAATATTATTTATTACTGATAATGAGATTAAGACGTATGTTGCAAGTGTAAAAATAATTACCAAAACAAGTGTCAATATTATTCCTGAGATTTTACTCCTGTAATTGATTAAATGCTGTTTTAGTATGTCTATTATTTTCCCCATCCACACTACAGGATGTATCTTAAAAGGGAGTTCGCCAAACAGGACATCTATGATTAAAGCAATCATTATGATGAGTAAAAAAGCTGGTTGAAAGTCCATGCTATCCCTTTAGTAAACTGATTCTCTATGATAAAAATAATTTAATTATTATCTCACTTAAAGTATAATATCTGGTAATCAACTATAAACAACTAAATATATTAAATGTTTTAAATCTAAAGTTAGAGTCAAAATTTTCATTTAAAACTGAATGGGTGTTAAAAATGTCAAAAATTGAAAATAAAGTTCAAAAATGGTTATCTGATGAGGGCCTTTTTAGACAGAAGGTCCCAGATGAAAATGCTAATTTCCATTTCATAATAAACTATCCTGAAGGCCACATTTTAGATGTGATTCAGCCTAAAGGAAAAGAAGATATGGTTTTAATAGCATGTGCTACCAATGTAAGTCCTGAACATCAAACAGAGATTAGAAAATTAAAATTAGAAAAAAAAGAGAACTTCATATGGGAATTCAGATTTCTCTTAAACAGTCAATTTGTTGATTTCCAGCTGCAGCATCCAGAAAATATACTTCAAAGTTTTCTAATTACAGATGAAATTTTTGAGGATGGTCTAAGCAAAGACAGGTTGATTTCAAGTGTAAAGAAGATCTTTCGCGCGAAACTTCAGGGAATATGGAAAATACAGATGGAATTTGGAGTATATGAAGAAGAAGCAAAAAGCATGGATCAGGATAACATGTATGTTTAAGTCATATAATAACATTTAAGACCATATAAGCCATGTTTAATTTTAGAATTGTATTTAACTATTATTTTTTAAAGTTTTTCACGGTATTTACAGCTCAAATGCTGTGGAATAAAGTGAGGTTGTACAGGGCAGTTATAAAAGTCAAGGGGTGCTCTGACATACTCCCACGACTAAAGCCCTCGAACATGAAAATGTTTAGGGCCCTCAAAATTCGGAGTCAGCAAAAACATAGTTTTTGTGGCGTCAAAACTTTCAGTTTTAACAGCTTTCAAAAATCAGAGATTTTTGATTGCCCGAAACTTCTACGAAGTTTCGCCGGCTTTCAAAAATGCTTTGTATTTTTGATGTTTGCAGAACAGAGTTCCGCAACCGCGAAAAATGAAAATTTTTCGCATGCCCCAAAAGATCGAAGATTTTTTGAGGGAATTTTGAGGCAGAGAAAACGAAAGTTTTCTCATGCATCAAACATGAAATGTTTGATGAAATGTCTGAAAGCCAAACACAGAGTGTTTGGATTGGAGAATATTTGATTTTTGAAAGTGGTGGACTTATCTCAGATCGTATAGAGATATATTTCAAGTGTAAATAAATATTCAATGAACCTATCTTGAAACTTGAGACCTAAACAAAAAGCAAGGGTAGAGCTTTCAAAAACTTTGTTTTTGAATACCGTAGGAAATTATATTTCTCCGGCCCCGAAAACAAGTTTTCGAAGGCCCGAAAAATCAGAGCTTCAGAGCTTTCGAAAATCGCAGATTTTCGATGTTCACAAACCTTCGGTTTTGTGGCCGCGAAATTTTTCAATTTTCACATGTCCACAAAATCATGGATTTTCGAGGGCTTTACCAGAAAAATATCCAAACTGGTGAAATATCTGGGACAGCCTTGTATTTCATGAAAAAGTTTCATCTGGAATGAACAAATTTTAAACTAAACTTTTTAATGTGTAATTT
The DNA window shown above is from Methanobacterium sp. and carries:
- a CDS encoding cobalamin biosynthesis protein, translating into MDFQPAFLLIIMIALIIDVLFGELPFKIHPVVWMGKIIDILKQHLINYRSKISGIILTLVLVIIFTLATYVLISLSVINNILYILVSSVILTSTFAINVLISSAYDIKKDVDHSIDIARKNMSYLVSRDTTNLSSEEIVSATVETLTENITDSVTAPLFYAFIFGVPGAVAYRAVNTLDAMVGYKKHETIKIGWFPAKLDDILNYLPARITGLMVVIAALFLGMDWRNSYKIMIRDAKKPDSPNSGYSMAAAAGALGIKLKKVGYYEIGDSLNPLKSDKILDALKLTKVTIILFLIFAFIIYFFTVITFLRFF
- a CDS encoding DUF2299 family protein, which codes for MSKIENKVQKWLSDEGLFRQKVPDENANFHFIINYPEGHILDVIQPKGKEDMVLIACATNVSPEHQTEIRKLKLEKKENFIWEFRFLLNSQFVDFQLQHPENILQSFLITDEIFEDGLSKDRLISSVKKIFRAKLQGIWKIQMEFGVYEEEAKSMDQDNMYV